A single genomic interval of Antarcticibacterium arcticum harbors:
- the fabG gene encoding 3-oxoacyl-[acyl-carrier-protein] reductase, which yields MKLLEGKNAIITGGSRGIGKGIAQIFARHGANVAFTYASSVEAANELEKELSSLGVKAKGYKSNAANYNECEELIKNVAGDFGSIDILINNAGITKDNLLMRMSEEDFDQVIEVNLKSVFNMTKAVQRTMLKQRNGSIINMSSVVGVKGNAGQANYAASKAGIIGFSKSMALELGSRNIRTNVIAPGFIETEMTGKLDEKTVEGWRESIPLKRGGTPEDIANACVFLASDLSSYITGQVIQVNGGMLT from the coding sequence ATGAAATTACTAGAAGGAAAAAATGCCATAATTACCGGTGGAAGCCGAGGAATTGGAAAGGGTATCGCCCAGATATTTGCAAGGCACGGGGCAAATGTTGCTTTTACTTATGCCTCATCTGTAGAAGCAGCCAATGAACTTGAAAAAGAACTTTCCTCCCTTGGAGTCAAAGCAAAAGGATATAAGTCCAATGCTGCCAATTATAATGAGTGTGAAGAACTAATTAAAAATGTGGCCGGAGACTTCGGGTCAATTGATATTTTAATAAACAATGCAGGTATCACGAAGGACAATTTGCTTATGCGAATGAGCGAGGAAGATTTTGACCAGGTAATTGAGGTGAATTTAAAATCTGTTTTCAATATGACCAAGGCAGTGCAGCGCACAATGCTTAAGCAACGAAACGGCAGCATCATAAATATGAGCTCTGTAGTAGGGGTAAAAGGAAATGCAGGCCAGGCTAATTATGCCGCATCAAAAGCCGGTATTATTGGTTTCTCTAAATCGATGGCACTGGAATTAGGTTCCCGGAACATAAGAACAAATGTAATTGCTCCCGGTTTTATTGAAACTGAAATGACCGGAAAATTGGATGAAAAAACTGTGGAAGGCTGGAGAGAATCTATTCCCTTAAAACGTGGTGGAACTCCTGAAGATATAGCCAATGCGTGTGTATTCCTTGCCAGTGACCTAAGCAGTTACATTACAGGGCAGGTAATCCAGGTTAACGGCGGAATGCTCACATAA
- the hisC gene encoding histidinol-phosphate transaminase, protein MTTNFKLQDLVRPNVARLKPYSSARDEFKSTGEDMIFLDANENPFDTDVNRYPDPQQRTLKSKLATLKNVDPAGILLGNGSDEVLDLIFRAFCEPGRDNVISLPPTYGMYKVLADINNIENREILLTADFEPDVDAILENTDTYTKMLFLCSPNNPTGNSFKRENILKLLNNFKGLLVIDEAYIDFAEEESWINSMEKFPNLVLTQTLSKAYGLAGIRLGICYASPEIISILNKIKPPYNVNELTQKRALARLSDINLVNSEISGILQERDLLFKVLLEVSFVEKVYPSQANFILIKVDDANKRYTQLLEKGVVLRNRSSHPLCENTLRITVGTSEENRQLISILKDLK, encoded by the coding sequence ATGACCACAAACTTTAAGTTACAAGATCTTGTAAGACCCAATGTGGCAAGATTAAAACCATACTCCTCTGCCCGTGATGAATTCAAATCTACCGGGGAGGACATGATTTTTCTGGATGCAAATGAAAATCCTTTTGATACAGATGTTAACCGGTATCCGGACCCGCAACAGAGAACTTTAAAATCTAAACTCGCAACTTTAAAAAATGTAGATCCGGCCGGCATATTGTTAGGAAATGGAAGTGACGAAGTTCTGGATCTGATATTCAGGGCTTTTTGCGAACCGGGAAGAGATAATGTTATTTCATTGCCCCCAACTTATGGGATGTATAAGGTACTGGCAGATATCAACAATATTGAGAACAGGGAAATATTATTGACTGCCGATTTTGAACCAGATGTAGACGCAATTCTTGAAAATACCGATACATATACCAAAATGCTGTTTTTGTGTTCTCCCAACAACCCTACAGGTAATTCCTTTAAAAGAGAAAACATTTTGAAATTGCTGAATAATTTTAAAGGGTTGTTGGTAATTGACGAAGCATATATAGATTTTGCCGAAGAGGAAAGCTGGATAAATAGTATGGAGAAATTCCCTAATCTGGTTTTAACCCAAACCCTATCCAAAGCCTATGGCCTGGCAGGTATACGTCTTGGAATCTGTTATGCCTCGCCGGAAATTATAAGTATCCTGAATAAGATCAAACCACCTTATAATGTAAATGAACTCACCCAAAAAAGGGCTCTTGCCAGACTTTCGGATATTAATTTGGTTAATAGCGAAATTTCTGGAATACTGCAGGAAAGAGATTTGCTATTTAAAGTTTTACTTGAAGTTAGCTTTGTAGAAAAAGTTTATCCCTCTCAGGCAAATTTTATACTTATAAAAGTTGATGATGCCAACAAAAGATATACGCAATTGCTGGAAAAGGGAGTAGTGCTAAGAAACCGTAGCTCACATCCGCTTTGTGAAAATACCTTGAGAATTACAGTAGGAACAAGCGAAGAAAACCGTCAACTAATTTCCATTTTAAAAGATCTTAAATAA
- the hisA gene encoding 1-(5-phosphoribosyl)-5-[(5-phosphoribosylamino)methylideneamino]imidazole-4-carboxamide isomerase, whose translation MRIIPAIDIIDGKCVRLSKGDYNTKKIYNENPLEVAKEFEAHGIKYLHLVDLDGAKSQHIVNHKVLEKIASQTGLSIDFGGGLKTEKDLEIAFESGAKQITGGSIAVKNKDMFKSWLKKYGSDKIILGADAQNEKVAISGWLEESREDLIPFIKEFQTEGVKYVICTDISKDGMLEGPSFELYKRILMETGAEGNIINLIASGGISTFNELPALAEMGCEGTIIGKAIYEGRISLKQLEYYILNTPQSSRN comes from the coding sequence ATGAGAATAATACCTGCCATAGATATTATAGACGGGAAATGTGTAAGGCTCTCAAAAGGAGATTATAACACAAAAAAAATATATAATGAAAATCCCCTGGAAGTGGCAAAGGAATTTGAAGCTCACGGGATCAAGTATTTACACCTTGTAGATCTGGACGGGGCAAAATCACAGCATATAGTCAATCATAAAGTTCTTGAAAAGATCGCTTCTCAAACCGGCTTATCAATTGATTTTGGCGGCGGATTGAAAACTGAAAAGGACCTTGAAATAGCCTTTGAAAGTGGTGCCAAACAAATAACCGGGGGAAGTATTGCGGTGAAAAATAAGGATATGTTCAAATCCTGGCTTAAAAAATACGGGAGTGATAAGATCATCCTGGGAGCCGATGCACAGAATGAAAAGGTAGCTATAAGCGGCTGGCTGGAAGAATCACGGGAAGATCTAATTCCTTTTATTAAAGAGTTCCAAACTGAAGGGGTTAAATACGTGATTTGTACAGATATTTCAAAGGACGGAATGCTGGAAGGCCCTTCTTTTGAGCTTTATAAAAGAATCCTGATGGAAACTGGCGCCGAGGGAAATATTATCAATCTTATAGCTTCGGGAGGGATCTCTACTTTTAATGAACTTCCGGCACTCGCTGAAATGGGATGCGAGGGAACCATTATTGGCAAAGCTATTTATGAGGGAAGGATAAGCCTGAAACAACTGGAATATTATATTTTGAATACCCCACAATCTTCCCGGAATTGA
- the hisB gene encoding bifunctional histidinol-phosphatase/imidazoleglycerol-phosphate dehydratase HisB: protein MKKVLFIDRDGTIIHEPEGYQIDHLDKLEFYPGALYYLTKIAKELDYELVMVTNQDGLGTHSFPEDSFWPIQNFIVRTFANEGVNFIDSLIDRTFAKDNAHTRKPNTGLLEDKYLDKPEHYDLANSYMIGDRLTDMEFARNFGGKGIFIDTHAELGADEIGSHPDDVEKCIVLKTSSWKDIYEFLKLEERTAEITRKTNETDIYIKLNLDGTGKSEISTGISFFDHMLDQIARHGQMDLVVNVKGDLEVDEHHTIEDTAIALGEVFSKALGNKLGIERYGFCLPMDDCLAQVALDFGGRNWLVWDAEFKREMIGQMPTEMFYHFFKSFSDGAKANINIKAEGTNEHHKIEAIFKAFAKSIKMAVKRDVEKMILPSTKGML from the coding sequence ATGAAGAAAGTACTTTTTATAGACCGCGACGGAACCATTATCCATGAGCCTGAAGGTTACCAGATAGATCACCTTGATAAACTAGAATTCTATCCCGGCGCGCTTTATTATTTAACCAAAATCGCGAAGGAACTGGATTATGAACTGGTAATGGTTACCAATCAGGACGGTTTAGGGACACATTCTTTTCCCGAAGACAGTTTCTGGCCTATCCAGAATTTTATAGTAAGGACATTTGCCAATGAGGGGGTAAACTTTATTGATTCTCTTATAGACCGCACCTTTGCAAAGGATAATGCCCATACCAGGAAACCGAATACGGGACTGTTGGAAGATAAATATTTGGATAAACCGGAACATTATGATCTGGCCAATTCTTATATGATAGGGGACCGACTAACTGATATGGAATTTGCCCGCAACTTTGGTGGGAAAGGAATTTTTATTGATACCCATGCGGAGTTGGGAGCCGATGAGATTGGATCTCATCCCGATGACGTGGAAAAATGCATTGTTCTAAAGACCAGTAGCTGGAAAGATATTTATGAATTTCTAAAACTGGAGGAGCGAACTGCGGAAATAACCCGAAAGACCAATGAAACCGATATTTATATAAAATTAAACCTGGACGGAACAGGCAAGTCTGAAATTTCCACCGGCATCAGCTTTTTTGACCATATGCTGGATCAAATTGCCAGGCATGGGCAAATGGACCTTGTAGTGAATGTAAAAGGAGATCTTGAGGTAGATGAGCACCATACCATTGAAGATACCGCAATAGCGCTGGGAGAGGTATTCAGCAAAGCCCTGGGAAATAAGCTGGGAATTGAACGATACGGTTTTTGCCTGCCTATGGATGATTGCCTCGCACAGGTAGCCCTTGATTTTGGGGGAAGAAACTGGCTGGTATGGGACGCCGAATTTAAGAGAGAAATGATAGGGCAAATGCCCACAGAAATGTTCTATCACTTTTTCAAATCATTTAGTGACGGGGCAAAAGCCAATATTAATATCAAAGCCGAAGGCACCAATGAACATCACAAAATTGAAGCAATTTTCAAGGCCTTTGCAAAATCTATAAAAATGGCGGTAAAAAGGGATGTTGAAAAAATGATCCTTCCTTCTACAAAAGGAATGCTATAG
- a CDS encoding VWA domain-containing protein translates to MPVTNVLLITLAAIFALGFVFFKYFLGNKNPGQSTYILAGLRFFTIFILLLLLINPGFKQLELEIEKPGLLIAVDGSSSIAHLEKGDSVQQMANVLQEHPELKERFNIQTYTFGQEIRKVNQNEDIDFKASQTNISSALRDLEHLNRTSQTALVLLTDGNQTLGEDYSYFKNRGNIGVFPVVVGDTTAQTDFYISNLNVNRYAFLNNNFPVETIVNYSGKQELETRFEIRQGTTVLYSRNIKLSPENSSEVISTTLPATRLGRTVYEAVVVPVTEETNVLNNSRKFVVEVIDERTSVLILSSILHPDLGALKKAIESNEQREVSIVTIKDFQINKLSDFQLIIIYQPNDSFIPVFEEIRNNNHSSWIITGTQTNWNFLNAAQENFSRNASSQTQDFFGTYNPNYSGFQFEDLEFDKLPPLEDRFGNMQFGGTPFSALLYQKVEGVDTKDPLLAVFENNTAKQAALFGENIWKWRAQSYLETGTFENFDNFISKLVQFLANTQKKERLSVNLEPVYLQGENLQIEALYFDRNYVFDPSGQLEIKLENQESGELVAGAMLASANRYVFEIDNLVPGEYSYEIKEIKSRILKRGNFIVIENNIEQQFTSANISAMKNLAENNAASLYFLNDPESLIKRLMTEDVYVSVQKSREKTLPLINWKILLFFLVLSLAAEWFMRKYFGLI, encoded by the coding sequence ATGCCCGTAACAAACGTTTTATTAATAACCCTGGCTGCAATTTTTGCGCTGGGGTTTGTTTTTTTTAAATATTTTCTTGGAAACAAAAATCCGGGGCAAAGCACCTATATTCTTGCGGGCTTACGGTTTTTCACCATTTTTATTTTACTGTTACTGCTTATAAACCCCGGTTTTAAGCAACTTGAACTGGAAATAGAGAAACCCGGTTTACTCATTGCAGTAGATGGGTCTTCATCCATCGCGCATTTGGAAAAGGGTGACAGTGTGCAACAAATGGCCAATGTTTTACAGGAACATCCGGAACTAAAAGAGAGGTTTAATATTCAAACGTATACATTTGGCCAGGAGATAAGGAAGGTGAACCAAAATGAAGACATTGATTTTAAGGCCTCACAAACGAATATTTCTTCAGCATTAAGAGATCTGGAACATCTTAATCGTACCAGCCAAACCGCCCTGGTTCTTCTCACAGACGGAAACCAGACATTGGGAGAGGATTATTCCTATTTTAAAAATCGCGGTAACATTGGGGTATTCCCTGTGGTGGTTGGTGATACCACCGCACAAACAGATTTTTATATTTCAAATTTAAATGTAAACCGGTATGCCTTTCTTAATAATAATTTCCCGGTAGAGACAATTGTTAATTACAGCGGAAAGCAGGAGCTGGAAACAAGATTTGAGATAAGGCAGGGTACAACGGTATTGTATTCCCGTAATATTAAATTAAGTCCTGAAAATAGTTCAGAAGTTATTTCCACTACATTACCTGCAACAAGATTAGGCAGAACGGTTTATGAAGCTGTAGTTGTTCCGGTGACGGAAGAAACCAATGTGTTGAATAATTCAAGGAAATTTGTAGTGGAAGTTATTGATGAAAGGACCTCTGTTTTGATCTTGAGTTCCATTTTGCATCCCGACCTGGGAGCGCTTAAAAAAGCTATTGAGAGTAACGAGCAACGGGAAGTAAGCATTGTTACTATTAAAGATTTTCAAATTAATAAACTATCTGATTTTCAATTAATTATAATATATCAACCAAATGATAGCTTCATCCCTGTTTTTGAGGAAATAAGGAATAATAACCATTCTTCCTGGATCATTACTGGTACGCAAACCAACTGGAATTTTCTCAATGCGGCACAGGAGAATTTTTCGCGTAATGCAAGTTCACAAACCCAGGATTTCTTTGGAACCTACAATCCTAATTATTCCGGTTTTCAGTTTGAAGATCTGGAATTTGACAAGCTACCTCCGCTGGAAGACAGGTTTGGAAATATGCAGTTTGGAGGAACTCCGTTTAGCGCTCTTTTGTATCAAAAAGTGGAGGGGGTAGATACAAAAGATCCCTTGCTCGCAGTTTTTGAAAATAATACGGCTAAACAGGCTGCCCTTTTTGGAGAGAATATATGGAAATGGCGGGCCCAAAGTTATTTAGAAACCGGAACGTTTGAGAATTTTGATAATTTTATAAGCAAACTGGTTCAGTTTTTAGCAAATACCCAAAAGAAAGAACGCTTAAGTGTAAATTTAGAACCCGTGTATCTGCAGGGGGAGAATTTACAAATTGAAGCACTTTATTTTGACCGCAATTATGTGTTTGATCCTTCGGGCCAACTGGAAATAAAACTTGAAAACCAGGAGAGTGGGGAGTTGGTTGCAGGTGCCATGCTGGCTTCGGCAAATAGATATGTATTTGAAATTGATAATCTGGTACCCGGGGAATATTCCTATGAAATAAAGGAAATAAAAAGTAGGATATTGAAACGCGGGAATTTTATCGTAATTGAAAATAATATTGAACAGCAGTTTACTTCCGCCAATATTTCAGCTATGAAAAACCTGGCAGAAAATAACGCGGCAAGCCTTTATTTTTTAAATGATCCGGAAAGTTTAATAAAGCGCCTGATGACTGAGGATGTCTACGTTTCTGTGCAAAAAAGCCGTGAAAAAACCCTACCTTTGATAAATTGGAAGATTTTGCTCTTTTTCCTTGTTCTAAGCCTTGCTGCGGAATGGTTTATGAGGAAATATTTCGGTTTAATTTAA
- the hisG gene encoding ATP phosphoribosyltransferase, whose translation MNTTKLRIAIQKSGRLNEDSLQILKDAGISIDNGKEQLKASARNFPLEVMYLRNGDIPQYLRDGVVDVAILGENVLIEKGEDIITGDKLGFSKCRVSIAVPKSMRYNRIEDLQGKRIATSYPNTVNAFLAEKGITAELHIINGSVEIAPNIGLADAICDIVSSGSTLFKNNLKEVEVILKSEAILAISPGINEERKAILEKLQFRLRSVLNARTSKYILMNVPNDKLPAVIKLLPGMRSPTVLPLAEEGWSSLHTVIKEERFWEVIDELKQYGAEGILVAPIEKMVM comes from the coding sequence ATGAATACAACCAAATTGAGGATAGCAATTCAAAAAAGCGGAAGGCTAAACGAAGATTCCCTTCAAATCCTGAAAGATGCAGGCATCTCTATTGATAACGGAAAGGAACAACTTAAAGCCTCTGCAAGGAATTTCCCTCTGGAAGTTATGTACCTTAGGAATGGCGATATTCCCCAATATTTAAGGGATGGAGTAGTAGATGTGGCAATTTTGGGGGAGAATGTCCTAATTGAAAAAGGAGAGGACATTATTACAGGGGACAAGCTGGGATTTTCCAAATGCCGGGTATCCATAGCAGTTCCAAAATCCATGCGCTACAACAGGATAGAAGACCTGCAGGGAAAAAGGATAGCCACTTCTTACCCCAACACGGTTAATGCCTTTTTAGCCGAAAAAGGAATTACGGCAGAGTTGCACATTATTAATGGGTCAGTTGAAATTGCTCCCAATATTGGGCTGGCAGATGCTATTTGTGATATTGTCTCCAGTGGGAGTACCTTGTTTAAAAATAACCTGAAAGAGGTGGAAGTGATCCTGAAGAGCGAAGCTATTCTGGCAATTTCTCCCGGAATTAATGAAGAACGAAAAGCCATACTTGAAAAACTCCAATTCAGGCTTAGATCTGTATTAAATGCCCGAACTTCAAAATATATTCTAATGAATGTTCCTAATGATAAACTGCCTGCAGTAATAAAATTGCTGCCGGGAATGCGAAGCCCCACAGTACTTCCGTTAGCTGAAGAAGGCTGGAGCTCCCTTCATACCGTTATTAAGGAAGAACGATTTTGGGAAGTGATAGACGAACTAAAACAATATGGAGCTGAGGGAATCCTGGTAGCGCCAATTGAAAAAATGGTAATGTAG
- the hisH gene encoding imidazole glycerol phosphate synthase subunit HisH: MKIAIIDYGAGNIMSIKFAIQRLGYEAVLTSDASEIKNADKVIFPGVGEAGSAMRMLRSTGLDLLIPTLKQPVLGICLGMQLMCESSEEGNTTGLGIFEAKVVKFNNGLKVPQIGWNKIYDLESPLFEGVEENDYIYLVHSYYIPECDETIAKTEYGIEYTTAIKKDNFYGVQFHPEKSSDAGERILKNFLDL; this comes from the coding sequence ATGAAAATAGCGATAATAGATTATGGTGCGGGTAATATCATGAGCATCAAATTTGCCATTCAGCGGCTGGGTTACGAGGCAGTATTAACCAGTGATGCCAGTGAAATTAAAAATGCCGATAAGGTAATATTTCCGGGAGTGGGAGAAGCAGGAAGCGCCATGAGAATGCTGCGTTCCACAGGATTAGACCTCCTGATTCCCACTTTAAAACAACCGGTGTTAGGAATTTGCCTTGGAATGCAATTAATGTGTGAATCCTCTGAAGAAGGGAATACAACCGGACTCGGAATTTTTGAAGCGAAAGTGGTGAAATTCAATAATGGGCTGAAAGTCCCCCAAATAGGCTGGAATAAGATCTACGATCTTGAATCTCCTCTTTTTGAAGGGGTAGAGGAAAATGATTATATCTACCTCGTACATAGTTATTACATTCCCGAATGCGACGAAACCATTGCAAAAACCGAATATGGAATTGAATATACTACCGCTATCAAAAAAGACAATTTTTACGGGGTACAATTTCATCCGGAGAAAAGCAGTGATGCAGGGGAGAGAATTTTAAAAAACTTTTTGGATTTATAG
- the sucD gene encoding succinate--CoA ligase subunit alpha, whose product MSVLVNKDSKIIVQGFTGSEGTFHAEQMIEYGTNVVGGVTPGKGGQTHLDKPVFNTVSQAVEETGADVSIIFVPPAFAADAIMEAADAGIKVIITITEGIPVSDMIKVNGYIKNKDCRLVGPNCPGVITPGEAKVGIMPGFVFKKGSVGIVSKSGTLTYEAADQVVKQGLGITTAIGIGGDPIIGTTTKEAVELLMNDPETEIIVMIGEIGGQLEADAAQWIRANGNKKPVVGFIAGETAPAGRTMGHAGAIVGGSEDTAQAKKAILKENGIHVVDSPAEIGKKVAEILRG is encoded by the coding sequence ATGAGTGTTTTAGTCAATAAAGATTCAAAAATAATTGTTCAGGGATTTACCGGAAGTGAAGGTACTTTCCATGCTGAGCAAATGATAGAATATGGTACAAATGTAGTAGGTGGGGTAACTCCCGGAAAAGGTGGGCAAACTCATCTTGATAAGCCTGTTTTTAATACAGTTTCACAGGCTGTGGAAGAAACCGGAGCCGATGTTTCTATAATTTTTGTACCGCCTGCATTTGCAGCCGATGCAATTATGGAAGCCGCAGATGCCGGAATTAAAGTTATTATTACTATTACTGAAGGTATCCCGGTATCTGACATGATAAAGGTAAACGGATACATTAAAAATAAAGATTGTCGTTTGGTTGGCCCTAACTGTCCCGGAGTTATTACCCCCGGCGAGGCTAAGGTTGGAATTATGCCCGGCTTTGTATTTAAAAAAGGCAGCGTAGGAATTGTTTCCAAATCTGGAACTCTTACCTATGAAGCAGCAGATCAAGTGGTTAAGCAGGGACTGGGTATCACTACAGCAATTGGAATTGGTGGAGATCCCATCATTGGAACTACAACCAAGGAAGCTGTAGAATTATTGATGAATGATCCTGAAACAGAGATCATTGTAATGATTGGTGAAATTGGAGGCCAACTGGAAGCCGATGCTGCACAGTGGATCCGTGCCAACGGAAATAAAAAACCTGTGGTTGGATTCATTGCGGGAGAAACCGCTCCGGCAGGACGTACAATGGGCCACGCTGGCGCAATTGTAGGGGGTAGCGAAGATACTGCCCAGGCTAAAAAAGCTATTTTAAAGGAGAATGGAATTCACGTGGTGGATTCTCCTGCTGAAATTGGTAAAAAAGTTGCTGAGATCCTTAGAGGCTAA
- the hisD gene encoding histidinol dehydrogenase, translated as MKKIINPEKRDWEEILRRPTQTLDDIEATVTEVFSEIRKKGDTAVAKYTALFDGVNLENVKVSSEEIKEAELLVSSELKEAIALAKANIEKFHRAQVSQRINVTTTPGVECWQEKRPIEKVGLYIPGGTAPLFSTILMLATPANIAGCREIVLCTPPNKEGKVHPAILYTAALSGVTQIFKIGGIQAIGALTFGTETVPKVYKIFGPGNQFVTVAKQLATRHNVAIDMPAGPSELLVVADDTANASFVASDLLSQAEHGADSQVILVSTSNTFLDSVEIEIETQIKNLPRKDVAKRSIENSRLIFVEDDTTALELINEYGPEHLIICTRNEEFYVDGIINAGSVFIGNYTPESAGDYASGTNHTLPTNGYAKQYSGVNLDSFLKSMTFQKINEEGIKAIGPAIELMAEAEGLQAHKNAVSLRLNELNKN; from the coding sequence ATGAAAAAAATAATCAATCCCGAAAAAAGAGATTGGGAAGAGATCCTTCGCAGGCCAACCCAAACCCTTGATGATATAGAAGCGACAGTTACAGAGGTTTTTTCTGAAATAAGAAAAAAGGGAGATACTGCAGTGGCAAAATACACGGCCCTTTTTGATGGAGTGAATCTTGAAAATGTAAAAGTATCTTCAGAAGAAATAAAGGAAGCAGAGCTTTTGGTTTCATCTGAATTAAAAGAGGCAATTGCACTTGCCAAGGCAAACATCGAAAAATTTCACAGGGCACAGGTTTCCCAAAGAATAAATGTTACTACCACCCCGGGAGTAGAATGTTGGCAGGAAAAAAGGCCTATAGAGAAAGTGGGATTGTATATTCCGGGTGGCACAGCACCATTATTTTCTACGATTCTTATGCTGGCAACCCCTGCAAACATTGCCGGATGTAGGGAAATTGTGCTTTGCACCCCACCAAATAAAGAAGGTAAAGTGCATCCTGCAATTTTATACACTGCTGCCTTAAGCGGGGTTACCCAAATATTTAAGATTGGCGGGATACAAGCGATTGGGGCGCTTACTTTTGGAACAGAAACGGTTCCTAAGGTATACAAGATCTTTGGCCCCGGAAACCAGTTTGTTACTGTTGCCAAACAACTTGCTACCCGCCACAATGTAGCTATAGATATGCCTGCAGGGCCTTCTGAACTTCTGGTGGTGGCCGATGATACTGCCAACGCCTCCTTTGTTGCTTCCGATCTATTGAGCCAGGCCGAACATGGCGCAGACAGTCAGGTAATTCTGGTATCAACTTCAAATACTTTTTTGGATTCCGTAGAAATTGAAATTGAGACCCAAATAAAAAACCTTCCGCGAAAAGACGTAGCCAAAAGATCGATTGAAAATTCACGGCTTATATTTGTAGAAGACGATACCACTGCCCTGGAATTAATCAATGAATATGGCCCGGAGCATTTAATAATCTGTACCCGTAATGAGGAATTCTACGTTGACGGGATTATTAACGCGGGATCTGTATTTATAGGAAATTACACCCCCGAAAGTGCGGGAGATTATGCATCGGGCACCAATCATACACTCCCTACCAATGGATACGCCAAACAATATAGCGGGGTGAACCTGGATAGTTTTTTGAAAAGTATGACCTTTCAGAAAATAAATGAAGAGGGAATAAAGGCCATTGGCCCCGCAATAGAATTAATGGCAGAGGCAGAGGGTTTACAGGCGCATAAGAATGCGGTAAGCCTGAGATTAAATGAATTGAACAAAAATTAA
- a CDS encoding prohibitin family protein: MDKLPKIGLPILFAVVVLIILIAKSTVTINSGEAGVLYKTFGGGVVTDKPPLSEGFHLVAPWNRVFVYEVRQQSLDEKMQVLSSNGLEINLDATVWFQPNYGDLGKLHQERGEAYIQRVLQPAIRSAARSVVGRYIPEQLYASKREAIQKEIFEETQILLANQYVQINEVLVRDVSLPKSIKDAIERKLGQEQESLEYVFRLEKAQQEAERQRIDAEGKATANRILSASLNDQILKEKGIQATVELAKSPNAKVVVIGSGDGGMPLILGNN, from the coding sequence ATGGACAAATTACCCAAGATTGGATTACCAATTTTATTCGCAGTAGTCGTTTTAATTATTTTAATAGCAAAATCAACCGTTACTATCAATTCCGGGGAAGCCGGAGTGCTTTATAAAACATTCGGGGGTGGGGTTGTAACAGATAAACCGCCATTGAGCGAGGGGTTCCATTTGGTAGCACCCTGGAACCGTGTGTTTGTATATGAGGTACGCCAACAGTCTCTGGATGAGAAAATGCAGGTGTTGTCTTCCAACGGTCTTGAAATCAATCTTGATGCTACCGTATGGTTCCAGCCTAATTACGGCGACCTGGGAAAATTACACCAGGAAAGAGGAGAAGCCTATATACAACGTGTTTTGCAGCCAGCAATACGATCGGCCGCACGTAGTGTGGTAGGTAGATACATTCCAGAGCAGTTATATGCCAGCAAAAGAGAGGCAATTCAAAAGGAGATCTTTGAGGAAACCCAGATCCTCTTAGCCAATCAATATGTACAGATAAATGAAGTATTGGTAAGAGATGTTTCACTGCCTAAATCTATAAAAGATGCGATAGAAAGAAAATTAGGACAGGAGCAGGAATCCCTGGAATATGTGTTCAGGCTGGAAAAAGCACAGCAGGAGGCCGAAAGACAGCGTATTGATGCGGAAGGTAAAGCAACTGCAAACAGAATACTTAGCGCTTCCCTTAATGACCAGATCTTAAAGGAAAAAGGAATTCAGGCAACTGTTGAACTTGCTAAATCTCCAAATGCTAAAGTAGTTGTGATAGGTAGTGGAGATGGTGGAATGCCATTGATCTTAGGCAATAATTAA